The nucleotide sequence GCGGTGAATTCAGGCATCCGCCGCATCGCGGTCGCGACCCAGTACAAGGCGCACAGCCTGATCCGGCATCTGCAGATGGGCTGGAACTTCTTCCGCCCCGAGCGCAACGAGAGCTTCGACATCCTCCCCGCAAGTCAGCGCGTCTCGGAGAGCATGTGGTATGTCGGCACGGCGGATGCGGTCTACCAGAACATCGACATCATCGAATCCCATGCCTGCCGCTTCATCGTCGTGCTCGCGGGCGACCATATCTATAAAATGGACTACGAGGTGATGCTGCGCCAGCACGTCGAGAGCGGCGCCGACGTGACGGTCGGGTGCCTGGAGATGCCGCGCGCCGAATCCTCGGGTTTCGGCATCATGCATATCGACGAGAACGGCTGGATCAAGTCGTTCCTGGAGAAGCCGAAAGATCCGCCGCCGATGCCGGGCAAGCCCGACGTCTCGCTCGCCAGCATGGGCATCTACGTGTTCAACGCGAAGTTCCTGTTCGACGAGCTCAAGCGCGATGCCGAGGATCCCCACTCCAACCACGATTTCGGCAAGGACATCATCCCCTACCTTGTCAAGAACGGCCGCGCCATCGCGCACCAGTACTCGACCTCCTGCGTCCGTTCCGGCAGTGACCCGCGCGCCTATTGGCGCGACGTCGGGACGGTCGATGCCTATTGGGCCGCCAACATCGATCTCACCGACGTGGTGCCGGAACTCGACCTGTTCGACAGCGCCTGGCCGATCTGGTCCTATGCCGAGATCACGCCGCCGGCCAAATTCGTCCACGACGAGGACAGCCGCCGCGGCCAGGCCGTGAGCTCGCTGGTCTCGGGCGGCTGCATCATCTCCGGCGCGGCGCTGCGCCGCTCGCTGCTGTTCACCGGCGTGCGCGTCAATTCCTACGCCAATGTCGAGAACGCCGTGATCATGCCTTACGTGAACGTCGGCCGCGGGGCGCGCTTGAAGAACGTCGTGATCGACCGAGGCGTCGAGATCCCGGAAGGGCTGGTCGTCGGCGAGGATCCCGAGTTCGACGCGAAGCGCTTCCGCACCACCGAGCAGGGCATTTCGCTCATCACCCAGACGATGCTGGACAGGCTCAATACATGACGCCTGTTCGCGTCCTCGCGGTCGTCTCTGAAGTCTATCCCATCGTCAAGACCGGCGGCCTCGCGGATGTCGCCGGCGCGCTGCCGCTCGCGCTGAAGGGGCATGGCGTCGAGATGCGCACCTTGATGCCGGGCTATCCCGACGTGATGCGGTTGCTCTCCGGCGCCGACGAAATCCGGCGCTGGCCGGATTATTTCGGCGGCCCCGGACGCCTGCTCGCGGGCTCGCATGACGGGCTCGATCTGTTCGTGCTCGACGTTCCGCATCTCTATGCACGGCCGGGCAACCCCTACGTCACCGCCGAGGGTGTCGACTGGCCGGACAACGGCATCCGCTTTGCCGCGCTGTCGCGCATCGCCGCCGATATTGGCCACGGCCTCGTTCCGGCGTTCGTGCCCGATGTCGTGCACGCCCATGACTGGCAGGCGGGGCTCGCGCCGGCGTATCTGCACTATGATGGCCGGCCGCGGCCCGGCACCGTGATGACCATCCACAACATGGCCTATCAGGGCAAGTTCGCGTCCGAGCTGATCGGATCGATCGGCCTGCCCTGGTCTTCCTTCAGCGTCAACGAGATCGAATATTTCGGCGGCATCAGCTTTTTGAAGGCCGGCCTGCAATTCGCCGACCGTATCACCACGGTGTCGCCGACCTATGCGCAGGAAATCCAGAGCGACGAAGGCGGCATGGGATTCGGTGGCTTGCTTCGTGCGCGTGCAAGCGTGCTGAGCGGCATCCTCAACGGCATCGATATCGAGGTGTGGAATCCGCAAACCGATCCGCACATCGCCTACCGCTTCGGCGCGGAGGACCTGACGTTCCGGGCTGCGAACAAGGCGGTGCTTCAGCAGCAGTTCAATCTCGATTCCTCGGACGAGGCGCCGCTGCTCGGCGTCATCAGCCGCCTGTCCTGGCAGAAGGGGCTCGATCTCCTGCTCGAAGCCATTCCGACCATTTTGGGCGAAGGCATGCAGCTCGCGCTGCTCGGCAGCGGCGACCGCGATCTCCAGGATCGCTATCAGGCCGCCGCGCGCGCGAATCCCGGCCGCATCGGGGTCATGGTCGGCTATGACGAGGTGCTGGCCCATCTGGTCCAGGCCGGCTCGGACGCGCTGATCGTGCCGTCGCGCTTCGAGCCATGCGGGCTGACGCAGCTCTGCGCGCTGCGCTACGGCGCCGTCCCGATCGTCGCGCGCGTCGGCGGCCTCGAGGATACCATCGTCGATATCGGCGGGGCCGACACATCGCACCACGATGCCACCGGATTCAAGTTCGCCCCCGTCACGGCGGATGCCCTCGCCGGCACGCTGCGCAAGGCCAACACCGCCTTCCACGACAAGGTGACGTGGCGCCGGCTGCAAAGAAGCGGTCTTGCGACCGACGTCTCCTGGCGCAACCGCGCCGGCGACTATGCCGCGCTCTATCGCGATCTCATGGCGGCGCGCCACCCGGCATGACCGACGTCGAATCCATGCTATAGAGCCGGCATGGAACCCCTCGTCATCAAGCTGATCGGCTTTGCTGCCGCCACCTGCACCACCGTGGCCTACGCGCCGCAAGTCATCAAGGTGTGGAAGACCCGTTCGGCGCGCGACATCTCGCTCGGCATGTTCCTGATCATGGTGCTGGGCCTGGCGCTCTGGCTGGTCTACGGCCTGCTCTCCGGCGACGCCCCGCTGGTCGCCGCCAACGCCGTCACCATGGTGCTCGCCGGCGGCATCCTGTTCATGAAGCTGAAATACGGATGAGGCTTTCTTCGCCTCTCCCGCGTGCGGGAGAGGGAGAAGAGATCATCATCCAAACACATACGACGCCATCGCCACGTTGGCGACCTCGTCGACGAAGACGCGTTTGCCGACGTCGCTGCCGGCGGCACCGGCGGCCACCATCAGGGGCAGCAGATGGTCTTCACGGGGATGCGCCAGGCGCGCGCTCGGGGCGTTCTCCCAGTCGACCAGCATCGCGTTGCGGCGCGCCGCATCCGGATTGCCGATCGCCTCGTTCAGATAGGACTCGAAATCATACGACACCGGCTTGGACTCGGGCCGATTGAAGCCGCGCATGTTGTGATAGGTGAGCCCGCTGCCGACGATCAGGATGCCCTCATCCCGGAGCGGCGCGATCGCCTGCCCGACCTTGATGTGCTCGGCCGCGTCGTAGCTCGACTTCAGCGACAGCAGCACGATCGGCATGTCGGCGTTCGGATACATCAGGCCGAGCGGCACGAAGGTGCCGTGATCGAAACCCTGATTGGCGTCCTCCCGGCAATCGAGGCCCGCGTGCTTGAGCAGCGCCTTCACCTCCATCGCGAGCTCGGGCTTGCCCGGCGCCGGATATTTGAGGTGGTAGGTATGCTCGGGGAAACCGTAATAGTCGTACACCATCGGCGGCTGCGCCGAGGTGGAGACGGTGAAAGCGTCGGCCTCCCAATGACCTGAGATGACGAGCACGGCCTTCGGCCTCGCGGGGAGAAGCTGCGGCAGCCGACCAAACTCCTCGGCGGTCCTGGCATATTGCACCCGCCGGTCCTCCATGAACGGCCAGGGACCACCGCCATGCGACAGGAAGAGGGTCGGGAATCGCGTCATGGATGCGAGCTCGGCTCAAAGACAACATGCGCGTGCGAACGGCCCGCGCCAACGGCCGCGAGCATAGGCAAACCGGCATGGTTAGCAAGTCGTTAACGATTTGCCGCCCAAAATCGCGGCGGGCCGAAGGAATCGGCCTGAAGACAAGTGAGACGTGAGATGAAGAAGTTTGCGCTGGGGGATGTCGTCAACAGTGACAAGGGCCGCCGCGGCGTCGTTCGCGCCGCCTACAGGTCGAAGGACGGCCAGCAGTTCTACGCCGTCGAGAAGGATGGCGCGATGGACTATCTCGAAGAAGACCGGCTGAGCCCGGCGCCCCGGGTCGAGCTCGCGGCCTAAATCCAACTCATTTTTCTAACGCGCGAGGCGGTCGAGACGCTCCATCCAGGGGTCGTCTCCGCTCGCGATGCGATCGTTCGTGATCAGCAGCAGCCGATCGCGGTCTGCGGCCGCGTCCCAACGCGGCAAGTCAGGGCCGTTGGGATCGCCGCTCCTTGCAAAGTTGATCCAGTAAGCGCGCATGCGGCTTCCGACCTCGCGATCCCCTCGCGAGAATATTCCCGCACCGGGCACGCCTTCCGCGCCGAAGATGAACTGCAATTCGCGCCCGTGGCCTTCGTCGGGGTTTTGGCGCCGGGCTTGGGGCACGTAGGCGAAGCGATAGCGAAACGTCGGTGCGCCGGTGGCCGCATGGAGGCGGGCGAGCAATCTGACCGGCTCGGAGAAGACCTTGTCGGTATGGAATTTGGCTGCGCGCTCCCACGGCCTCGCGATGTCGGGATAAAGCCTGCGCAGCTCGTCGCTGCTCTCGCCCGAGGACGCCAGCGTCTCCTTGATCTCCGGCTCGCCATCGAAACGCGTCTCGTCGTCATTGGAGCCGATGATGAGGGGAATGCGGCTCTCGTGCCTCGCCGCAAATCCCGCTGCCACGTCCTCCGTCACCAGGCGTCCATCCATCGCCGGCGCGAAGCTGCGTGCGGATGTGGCGAGCAGGCCTTGTTCGGCAGCAAGCAGCCGCGCCGGCGCAGCGACGCGCCAATCCGCCTCCGGCCCAAGCGCCGCCCCAAATTGCCGGCCCACGGCCTCCGCCTCCTGCGCTGAGCGCAGGCGGGCGCGGCCGGGCAGCGATTGCAGAATGGCTTTCTGGAACAGATCGCGCGATTGCGCGCACAGCATCAGAAGCGCGATCGACGTCGCGCCCGCGCCGCTCCCGAACAGGGTGACGTTGCCTGGATCGCCGCCGAAGGCCGCGACGTTGTCATGCACCCAATGCAGCGCCGCGATCTGGTCCATCAGGCCGTAATTGCCGGAGCCGCCTTCCGACAGCGCCGGATGCGTCAGCCAGCCGAGCGCACCGAGGCGATAATTGACGGTCACCACGATGAGGCCCGCCTGCGCGAGCTTTGCACCGTCGAACAGCGGATCATTCGCGGTGCCACTGACGAAGCCGCCGCCATGGATGAACACCATCACCGGCAGCGGGCCGTCGACCCCGAAGGGGCGGAAGACGTTGAGCGTGAGGCAATCCTCGCTCGTATCGGGCCGCGACGGCTGAAGGCACGGCGCACCATATTCATAGGCGGTGCGCATCTCGGAATTCTCTTCCGTTGCCTGCGGTGGGCGCCAGCGCAGCGGGCCGACCGGCGCTGCCGCGTAGGCCAGCGCCTTGAACGACGCCACCTCGCCCTCGACGGCGCCGAGCATCTGCCCCTCGCGCGTCAGCGCGAACGGGAACTGTCCGACCGCCTGCGCGACGGCCGCACCGTCGCAGCAAAAGAGTGAGCAGGCCACAGCGAGCGCAAGCAGGGACCGCATCTTGGGGATCTCGATGCGCGAAAAGGTTCCCGGCAGGTTACGTCTGCGGCCCTCGACGAAGCAAGCTCCGCGGCACCAGGCTAACCGCCCTTGGCGATGATGTCCGCCAATGCGCGGCGAGCGACGATGCCGAGCTCCCCAAGCGTGGAGTGCCCCGACTGCGCCGCCTCGATCAGGCGCTCGGCGATGAATTTGCGGCTGTCATGATCGCCGCCGTGCGGCAATTGGCGGCACGTCTCTTCCAGGACGACGTCCATGTTCGCTTTCGTCCGCTCACTCAACTCGGTCATGACGCCCTGGGTACGCGTGGCTTGTAAGCGCAAGCATACACAGAAGGATGTGGTCTGATTACCCCGGAGAATCCCGGCGATTGTGCATCGCGGCGCGTGTATCGCCACCACCTTCGCGCGGCCACGATGGCGTCGCCAACGACCACCAAAGATTGCACTTGCCCTGATGACAAGCTGAACCTGCAGCGATAGCCTGCCGGCAAAACAAGATACACGGGAGGAATGCCATGCCTGACGCAATGGTCGCCACACGTGAGTCCGAAGCGGCGAGTGGAACCGCCCAGCAGGTCGATGTCGCGGTGGTCGGCGCCGGCTTTGCCGGCCTCTATCTCCTGCATCGCCTGCGCAAGGCCGGCTTCAAGGCGATCGCCCTCGACGAGGCCGGCGATGTCGGCGGCACCTGGTACTGGAACCGCTATCCCGGCGCGCGGTGCGATATCCAGACCATCGACTACAGCTACACCTTCGATCCGGAGCTCGAGACGGCCTGGACCTGGTCGGAGAAATACGCGACCCAGCCCGAGATCCTGCGCTATCTCGGCTTCGTCGCCGACCGCTATGACCTCAGGCGCGACATTCGCTTCAACACCAAGGTCAGGGCAGCCACATGGGACGAAACGACGGAGCGCTGGCAGCTCACCACTGACAATGGCGCGCACGTCTCCTGCCGCCATTACATCATGGCCACGGGCTGCCTCTCGGCGCCGAAGCCGCCGGAGATCGACGGCGTCAAGGATTTTGAGGGTAAGGTCTACTTCACCGGACGCTGGCCGCATGACGGCGTCGACTTCGCCGGCAAGCGCGTCGCCGTGATCGGCACGGGCTCGTCAGCGATCCAGTCGATCCCGCTGATCGCCGAGCAGGCCGCGCATCTGACCGTATTCCAGCGCACACCGAATTTCGCGCTGCCGGCGCATAATGGCCCGGCGCCGTCCGATCGCATGGACCTTTTCCAGAGCGACCGTGCCGCCTATCGCGAGCAGGCGCGTCAGTCGATGGCCGGCGTGCCCTATCCGCAGCAAACCGTCGTGAGCTGGCAATTGAGCGATGCCGAGCGTCGCGAGCGGTTCGAACGTGCCTGGGCAGCCGGCGACCTCGTCCACATCCTGACGCAGCTCTGGGCCGACCAGGCCGTGGATGTCGACGGCAACAGGATCGTCCAGGACCTGATCCGCGAGAAGATCCGCGCCGCCGTCAAGGATCCCGAGACCGCCGCGGCACTCACGCCGCACGATCATCCGTTCGGCGCCAAGCGCCCCTGCCTCGATACCAATTACTACGCGACCTACAACCGGCCGAACGTCACGCTGGTCAATCTGCGCCAGGAACCGATCAAGGCAATTACGGCGGGCGGCATCACGACGGCCAAGCGCAATGTCGACGTCGACGTGATCGTGTTCGCGACCGGCTTCGACGCCATGACCGGCGCGATCCGCGCCGTGCATCCGATCACGGGGCGTAGCGGCAAGTCGCTCACCGATGTCTGGGCGCAGGGGCCGCAAACCTATCTCGGCCTCACGGTCGAAGGCTTCCCGAACTTCTTCATGATCACCGGACCCGGCAGTCCGTCGGTGCTGTCGAACATGGCGGTGTCGATCGAGCAGCATGTCGACTGGGTCGTCGATCGCCTCAAAGCGTTGCGCGACGCCGGCTTCACCACGATCGAGCCGACCGAGACGGCGCAGGCCGGCTGGGGCCGGCACATGGCCGACTGCTCGATGGTGACGCTGCACCGGCTCGCCAACACCTGGTACACAGGCGCGAACGTGCCCGGCAAGGTGCAGGGCCTGATGCCCTATACCGGCGGCGTCGGCCCCTATCGCAGCATCTGCGACGAGGTCACGAGCCGCGGCATGCTCGGCTTCAAGCTGACCGGACCGAATGGCGCCGCGCAAAGCAATGACGGCGAGGTGGTGAAGTTGCAGCCGGACGTGCGGCTGGTGCTGAACCTGCTCGCGTCGCTGAATCTGCCGCCGATCGAGTCGATGGGCGCACTCGGTGCGCGCGCCTTCGTCGACGAGTTCAACAAGGGCCGGCCTGCGGGACGGCCGATCGGCGACATCGTCGACGGCACCCTGCCCGGCGCCGACGGGCCGCTGCCGTATCGCGTCTACAAGCCGGCAACGCCGGGGCCGCATCCGGTCGTGGTCTATTTCCACGGCGGCGGCTGGGTGCTCGGCGACGAGCAGTCGGACGAGCCGTTCTGCCGCGACATGGTACGGCGGACCGGGATGATCTTCGTCAGCGTCGGCTATCGCCACGCGCCGGAGCATCGCTTCCCGACCGCGGCCGAAGATGGCTATGCGGCAGCGCGCTGGATCGCCGAGCACGCGACCGAGCTCGGCGGCAAGCCGGGCCCGGTGCTGGTTGCCGGCTGGAGCGCCGGCGGCAACATCGCCGCCGTCACCTGCCAGCTCGCGCGCGACCGCGGCGGGCCGGAGATCGCCGGCCAGCTGCTGGTGTGCCCGGTGACGGACTGCACGTTCGACCGGCCCTCCTACAACGACAATGCCACAGGCTACTTCCTGACGCGCTCGCTGATGTACTGGTTCTGGGACCTCTACTGCTCGCCGGCCGACCGCACCGATCCGCGGGTCTCGCCGCTGCGCGGCAAGGTCGCGGGCCTGCCGCCGGCCTTCGTCGTCACCTGCGAGTTCGATCCGTTGCGCGACGAAGGCATCGCCTACGCCGAGGCGATGGCCGCCGCCGGCGTCCCGGTCGAGCAGCTCAAGGCACGCGGCCATTTCCACTCGTCCTTTGCGATGGTCGACGTGATCATCACCGGCGTGCCGGGCCGGGTGCAGATGGCCGAAGCCCTGCGGCGCTTCGCCGGGCTTCCGCCGCAGGTCAGCCGCGGCGACGAGCACGGCCACGGCGATGCCAGCCCGGGGCACAAGATCGCCGCGGCCGCGAGCTGAATGGGGCGCCAAGGCGGCCGGGAACCTTTTTCCGGCGGCTGCGTTGAGTGCTCGTGGCATTGAGATGCAGCGATTAGGTGTAGGCCCCGGCGCGCAAATCCGCGTGCTGGGGTATTTTTTGCGTGAGGCGAGACGATGGGGGACGTGGTTGCGGATTCAAAGGTCGATTTCGGCGCGCTTGCGGCCTTGTACAAATGGCCATCACTCGCAAACCAGCGTCGCCCGGATAGCACGCCGTATCAGGTGATCGAGGGCACGCTGGACGAATGCATTTCCGCTTTCACGGCGAAGCCGGCGGCGACCCGGCACCTCTATGAGATTCGGACGATTGCGCAGCCGCCGCTGGTGACGGATATCCTCTCGCCCGAGCACGTCATCGAGCTCTCGCGCCTGAGGGAATTTCTCTGACGGCCTTCACAAGCGCGCGAGCAGGAACCTTCTTCCGGTTTTTCCCGTTGTCAGGGATCGGAAGCCAAGACGTGAGCGCCTCAAGATGCCTGAAGCCGGTAGACCATCCGCGGTCGTGCCCTATGGCGCAGACCAGACCCTGTTCGTGGTGATCGATCGCCGTGCCGAGGCGACTGAAATCCGCATCGAGCGGAGCGATCTCGAAGCCACCATCGGCGAGCTCGTCGCCGGCTGCTTCAACGATCCCATCAAGGTGATCTCGTTCAACACGCTCGAGCACTGGATGAAGGACATCTCGACCGATGTTGCCGGCGAGATCAAGGCGCGTTGCGACATCGACGGCGTGACGCTACCCGACTATCTCAGCGATTTCGTCGAAAGCCATAGTTGAGCACACATCGCTGCGCTTTCCCGCGTCACGGCGCGGAGCAATCGGCGTGGAGCCTGGGTCAGGCGCGCCGGTGTTTGCCGCCGATAACCTCGATCTCGCGGCGGCGCTCGCCGGCAAAGGTCAGGAGCTTTTCGATCGTCAGCGTATCCGTGATCCGTTTGGCGAGCCGCTCGGCGCGCGCGGCCTGATCTTCGAGATACTGGATCGTGTTCAAACGCCGCCTCCCCCAAAAGCCCCGAATTGTTCGGGCAGCCATGGTGCTTGAGGAGCGGCTAACAGCCGGTTAAGCGGCGGCATCGGATCGATCAATCGCAGCTATCGCACCACGTCGAGCCGGACGCTGGCGAGGCCCTTGTCGACCATGCCGAGGGCCTCGGCCGCGGAGGGCGAGATGTCGACGACGCGCCCACGCACATAAGGCCCGCGATCGTTGACCCTGACCGTGACGAAGCGGCCGGAGGAGACATCGGTGACGCGCAGCTTGGTGCCGAACGGCAGGCTCGGATGGGCCGCAGTCAATTCGTTCTTGTCGAACTTCTCGCCGCTTGCGGTCTCCGTGTCCGAATAGAAGCTGGCAACGCCGTGCGAGGCGGTCTGCTTTGCGTTACTGTCGGG is from Bradyrhizobium xenonodulans and encodes:
- the glgC gene encoding glucose-1-phosphate adenylyltransferase — its product is MSAARPEPLARQALAFVLAGGRGSRLLELTDRRAKPAVYFGGKSRIIDFALSNAVNSGIRRIAVATQYKAHSLIRHLQMGWNFFRPERNESFDILPASQRVSESMWYVGTADAVYQNIDIIESHACRFIVVLAGDHIYKMDYEVMLRQHVESGADVTVGCLEMPRAESSGFGIMHIDENGWIKSFLEKPKDPPPMPGKPDVSLASMGIYVFNAKFLFDELKRDAEDPHSNHDFGKDIIPYLVKNGRAIAHQYSTSCVRSGSDPRAYWRDVGTVDAYWAANIDLTDVVPELDLFDSAWPIWSYAEITPPAKFVHDEDSRRGQAVSSLVSGGCIISGAALRRSLLFTGVRVNSYANVENAVIMPYVNVGRGARLKNVVIDRGVEIPEGLVVGEDPEFDAKRFRTTEQGISLITQTMLDRLNT
- the glgA gene encoding glycogen synthase GlgA; translation: MTPVRVLAVVSEVYPIVKTGGLADVAGALPLALKGHGVEMRTLMPGYPDVMRLLSGADEIRRWPDYFGGPGRLLAGSHDGLDLFVLDVPHLYARPGNPYVTAEGVDWPDNGIRFAALSRIAADIGHGLVPAFVPDVVHAHDWQAGLAPAYLHYDGRPRPGTVMTIHNMAYQGKFASELIGSIGLPWSSFSVNEIEYFGGISFLKAGLQFADRITTVSPTYAQEIQSDEGGMGFGGLLRARASVLSGILNGIDIEVWNPQTDPHIAYRFGAEDLTFRAANKAVLQQQFNLDSSDEAPLLGVISRLSWQKGLDLLLEAIPTILGEGMQLALLGSGDRDLQDRYQAAARANPGRIGVMVGYDEVLAHLVQAGSDALIVPSRFEPCGLTQLCALRYGAVPIVARVGGLEDTIVDIGGADTSHHDATGFKFAPVTADALAGTLRKANTAFHDKVTWRRLQRSGLATDVSWRNRAGDYAALYRDLMAARHPA
- a CDS encoding SemiSWEET transporter, with protein sequence MEPLVIKLIGFAAATCTTVAYAPQVIKVWKTRSARDISLGMFLIMVLGLALWLVYGLLSGDAPLVAANAVTMVLAGGILFMKLKYG
- a CDS encoding DODA-type extradiol aromatic ring-opening family dioxygenase codes for the protein MTRFPTLFLSHGGGPWPFMEDRRVQYARTAEEFGRLPQLLPARPKAVLVISGHWEADAFTVSTSAQPPMVYDYYGFPEHTYHLKYPAPGKPELAMEVKALLKHAGLDCREDANQGFDHGTFVPLGLMYPNADMPIVLLSLKSSYDAAEHIKVGQAIAPLRDEGILIVGSGLTYHNMRGFNRPESKPVSYDFESYLNEAIGNPDAARRNAMLVDWENAPSARLAHPREDHLLPLMVAAGAAGSDVGKRVFVDEVANVAMASYVFG
- a CDS encoding carboxylesterase/lipase family protein, with protein sequence MRSLLALAVACSLFCCDGAAVAQAVGQFPFALTREGQMLGAVEGEVASFKALAYAAAPVGPLRWRPPQATEENSEMRTAYEYGAPCLQPSRPDTSEDCLTLNVFRPFGVDGPLPVMVFIHGGGFVSGTANDPLFDGAKLAQAGLIVVTVNYRLGALGWLTHPALSEGGSGNYGLMDQIAALHWVHDNVAAFGGDPGNVTLFGSGAGATSIALLMLCAQSRDLFQKAILQSLPGRARLRSAQEAEAVGRQFGAALGPEADWRVAAPARLLAAEQGLLATSARSFAPAMDGRLVTEDVAAGFAARHESRIPLIIGSNDDETRFDGEPEIKETLASSGESSDELRRLYPDIARPWERAAKFHTDKVFSEPVRLLARLHAATGAPTFRYRFAYVPQARRQNPDEGHGRELQFIFGAEGVPGAGIFSRGDREVGSRMRAYWINFARSGDPNGPDLPRWDAAADRDRLLLITNDRIASGDDPWMERLDRLAR
- a CDS encoding flavin-containing monooxygenase translates to MPDAMVATRESEAASGTAQQVDVAVVGAGFAGLYLLHRLRKAGFKAIALDEAGDVGGTWYWNRYPGARCDIQTIDYSYTFDPELETAWTWSEKYATQPEILRYLGFVADRYDLRRDIRFNTKVRAATWDETTERWQLTTDNGAHVSCRHYIMATGCLSAPKPPEIDGVKDFEGKVYFTGRWPHDGVDFAGKRVAVIGTGSSAIQSIPLIAEQAAHLTVFQRTPNFALPAHNGPAPSDRMDLFQSDRAAYREQARQSMAGVPYPQQTVVSWQLSDAERRERFERAWAAGDLVHILTQLWADQAVDVDGNRIVQDLIREKIRAAVKDPETAAALTPHDHPFGAKRPCLDTNYYATYNRPNVTLVNLRQEPIKAITAGGITTAKRNVDVDVIVFATGFDAMTGAIRAVHPITGRSGKSLTDVWAQGPQTYLGLTVEGFPNFFMITGPGSPSVLSNMAVSIEQHVDWVVDRLKALRDAGFTTIEPTETAQAGWGRHMADCSMVTLHRLANTWYTGANVPGKVQGLMPYTGGVGPYRSICDEVTSRGMLGFKLTGPNGAAQSNDGEVVKLQPDVRLVLNLLASLNLPPIESMGALGARAFVDEFNKGRPAGRPIGDIVDGTLPGADGPLPYRVYKPATPGPHPVVVYFHGGGWVLGDEQSDEPFCRDMVRRTGMIFVSVGYRHAPEHRFPTAAEDGYAAARWIAEHATELGGKPGPVLVAGWSAGGNIAAVTCQLARDRGGPEIAGQLLVCPVTDCTFDRPSYNDNATGYFLTRSLMYWFWDLYCSPADRTDPRVSPLRGKVAGLPPAFVVTCEFDPLRDEGIAYAEAMAAAGVPVEQLKARGHFHSSFAMVDVIITGVPGRVQMAEALRRFAGLPPQVSRGDEHGHGDASPGHKIAAAAS
- a CDS encoding septal ring lytic transglycosylase RlpA family protein — its product is MSCFANAETARISLATSSRLLLAVAAAASLAACAQSPVGRQKADLGATSRQAAVERPHRVAALHPRPISRARMPDSNAKQTASHGVASFYSDTETASGEKFDKNELTAAHPSLPFGTKLRVTDVSSGRFVTVRVNDRGPYVRGRVVDISPSAAEALGMVDKGLASVRLDVVR